Proteins from a genomic interval of Diospyros lotus cultivar Yz01 chromosome 6, ASM1463336v1, whole genome shotgun sequence:
- the LOC127804808 gene encoding dihydroflavonol 4-reductase-like gives MEVSPPPATVCVTGASGFMGSWLVMRLLQRGYTVRATVREPGNMKKVKPLVELPNADTNLTLWKADLGEDGSFDEAIEGCSGVFHVATPMGFDSKDPEKEVIDPAINGALSIIRSCAKARTVKRLVFTSSAGTVDVQEPGKPVYDETDWSDLDFIHARKMTGWMYFVSKMLAEKAASEAAKDSKIEFISIVPTLVVGPFIIPTFPPSLITALSPITGGAGNEGHLSIIKQGQFVHIDDLCEAHIFLYEHPEAEGRYICSSHEATIYDLAEMMRVNWPEYNVPAEFKGIEKNLSIVTFSSKKLTGMGFEFKYSLEEMFRGAIDSCREKGLLPHSSETSAECHSSESPATGKI, from the exons ATGGAAGTTTCTCCACCGCCGGCCACCGTATGCGTCACCGGAGCTTCCGGGTTCATGGGCTCGTGGCTCGTCATGAGGCTTCTTCAACGCGGCTATACTGTCCGCGCAACCGTTCGCGAACCAG GGAACATGAAGAAGGTGAAGCCGCTGGTGGAGTTGCCAAATGCCGACACCAACTTGACGCTGTGGAAGGCGGATCTGGGCGAAGACGGGAGCTTCGATGAGGCCATCGAAGGTTGCTCCGGCGTGTTTCATGTGGCCACGCCCATGGGCTTCGACTCAAAGGACCCTGAG AAAGAGGTGATTGATCCGGCAATTAACGGAGCATTGAGCATCATCAGATCATGTGCCAAGGCCAGAACAGTGAAGAGGCTGGTCTTCACCTCTTCCGCCGGAACCGTCGACGTTCAGGAGCCCGGCAAACCGGTCTACGACGAGACCGACTGGAGCGACCTGGACTTCATCCATGCCCGAAAGATGACTGGCTGG ATGTACTTTGTGTCGAAAATGCTGGCTGAGAAAGCAGCCTCGGAAGCCGCGAAAGACAGCAAAATTGAATTCATCAGCATCGTTCCAACATTGGTTGTTGGACCTTTTATAATTCCAACTTTCCCACCAAGCCTCATCACTGCTCTCTCGCCCATCACTG GTGGTGCAGGAAATGAGGGTCACTTGTCGATCATCAAGCAAGGCCAGTTCGTGCACATAGACGATCTCTGTGAAGCTCACATCTTCTTGTATGAGCATCCTGAAGCAGAGGGCAGATACATTTGCTCTTCCCATGAAGCAACCATCTATGATTTGGCTGAAATGATGAGGGTGAACTGGCCTGAATACAATGTCCCAGCTGA GTTTAAGGGGATTGAGAAGAACTTGTCAATTGTGACATTCTCGTCGAAGAAGTTGACAGGAATGGGGTTTGAATTTAAGTACAGTTTGGAGGAGATGTTCAGAGGAGCCATTGATAGTTGCAGAGAAAAAGGGCTGTTACCCCACTCTTCTGAAACTTCTGCTGAATGTCATTCCTCTGAAAGCCCTGCCACTGGCAAGATCTAA
- the LOC127804809 gene encoding dihydroflavonol 4-reductase-like, with translation MKNDAPPMTPVCVTGAAGFIGSWLVMRLLERGYTVRATVRDPGNSKKVKHLLDLPKADTNLTLWKADLNEEGSFDEAIAGCAGVFHVATPMDFESKDPENEVIKPTINGVLGIIRSCTKAKTVKRLVFTSSAGTVNVHGKQQLSVYDETNWSDLDFIYSKKMTGWMYFVSKTLAEKAAWEAAKENNINFISIIPPLVVGPFIMPTFPPSLVTALSPITGNQAHYSIIKQGQFVHLDDLCEAHMFLYEHPEAEGRYICSPYDATIYDLAKMMREKWPEYNVPSEFEGIDKNLPSVTFSSKKLTRMGFKFKYSLEDMFKGAIDTCREKGLLPYSFETPADDHSSQSPATGT, from the exons ATGAAGAACGATGCGCCGCCAATGACCCCCGTCTGCGTCACCGGCGCAGCCGGCTTCATCGGGTCCTGGCTGGTGATGAGGCTGCTGGAGCGGGGCTACACTGTCCGCGCCACCGTCCGCGATCCGGGCAACAGCAAGAAGGTCAAGCACCTGCTGGACCTGCCCAAAGCCGACACCAACCTCACGCTCTGGAAGGCCGATCTCAATGAAGAAGGCAGCTTTGACGAGGCCATTGCAGGCTGCGCTGGGGTCTTTCATGTCGCCACGCCCATGGACTTCGAGTCCAAGGATCCCGAG AATGAGGTGATTAAGCCCACCATCAATGGAGTTCTGGGCATCATAAGATCGTGCACGAAAGCGAAGACGGTGAAGAGGCTGGTCTTCACATCGTCGGCTGGAACGGTGAACGTTCATGGGAAGCAGCAGCTAAGCGTCTACGATGAAACCAACTGGAGTGACTTGGATTTCATCTACTCCAAGAAGATGACTGGCTGG ATGTACTTTGTCTCAAAAACATTGGCAGAGAAGGCAGCCTGGGAGGCAGCTAAAGAAAACAACATCAATTTCATCAGTATCATCCCACCGTTAGTGGTTGGCCCTTTCATTATGCCGACTTTCCCACCCAGCCTTGTTACTGCACTCTCTCCCATCACtg GAAATCAAGCTCACTACTCGATCATAAAGCAAGGCCAGTTTGTGCACCTCGACGATCTCTGTGAAGCCCACATGTTCTTGTATGAGCATCCTGAAGCAGAGGGCAGATACATTTGCTCTCCCTACGATGCTACCATCTATGATTTGGCTAAAATGATGAGAGAGAAATGGCCTGAATACAATGTCCCCTCTGA GTTTGAGGGGATTGACAAGAACTTGCCAAGTGTGACGTTCTCGTCGAAGAAGCTGACAAGAATGGGATTCAAGTTCAAGTACAGCTTGGAGGACATGTTCAAAGGAGCCATTGACACCTGCAGGGAGAAGGGATTACTTCCCTACTCCTTTGAAACCCCTGCCGATGACCATTCCTCCCAAAGCCCTGCCACTGGCACCtag